The Leifsonia sp. ZF2019 DNA segment GACCACATGCCCTCGCGGCCGCGGTACAGCGTGCCGCCCGGCCGGTTCTTCGTCGGCTGCAGAGTCCCTGCCGCTTGGTCTGGCACGAACAACCCTCCCTGGTTGCGTGGAGCTGAGTGAGGCGCGCTGAGCGCGCTGTCCAGTCTATGCCGCGGCCCTTCCCGCCGCTGCTTAGGGTGACCTCAGTTATCTCGACGTCGAGATAATCGTTGGTGGACGTTCCGAGTCCGTGAGAGCGCTGTGCATCCCTTGTGCGGGCCCCTCCGCGGCGTACGTTCCACCGCATGAGTCAGGACGAACCCGTCATGGACGGGAGCAACGAAGCCGGTGCCGATGCCAAGGTCGCCGGGATCATCGACCAGGTACGTGCGGACATGCAGCTGCGGCCGCGGGAGGACAGCGAGAAGCTGCTGCGCCAGCGGCTGAGCGACGCCGGCATCCAGCTCGACGACGCGGAGATCTCGCGCATCGCAGGAGAGGTGCAGAGCGGCCCGTCCGTCGTCGACTAGCGGCCGACCGGCCTAGAGGACGTCCGTCGAGCCGGTGACCTTGAGGGCGTCGACGACCGACTTCACCCGCTGGGCGTGCTCGCTGGTCGTGACCAGGAGGGCATCGGGGGTGTCGACCACGACGATGTCCTTCACCCCGATCAGGCTGATGACCCGCTTGCTCTGGCTCACCACGATGCCGCTCGACGAGTCGGCCAAGACCCGCGCGTTCTCGCCGAGGATGGCGAGGTCGGACTTGCGTCCGCCCGAGTTCAGCTTGGCGAGGGAGGCGAAATCGCCGACATCGTCCCAGTCGAAGTAGCCGGGGATGACGGCCAGACGGCCGGCGGCGGCGGCGGGTTCGGCGACGGTGTAGTCGATCGCGATCTTCTCGAGGCCGGGCCAGATGCGGTCGACCGCGGGGCCGCGGGTCGCCGGGTCGTCCCAGGCGGCGGCGAGTGCGAGCAGACCGGCGAGGAGCTCCGGCTTGGTGCGCCCGATCTCCTCGAGCAGCAGGTCGGCGCGCGCGATGAACATGCCCGCGTTCCAGAGGTAGGAGCCGGACGCGACGTACCGCTCGGCGGTCGGCAGGTCGGGCTTCTCGACGAAGGAGTCCACCAGATGGGCGGAGGGAGCCCCGTCGATCCCGGCCGGATCCGCGGCGCAGTGGATGTAGCCGAAGCCGACGGCGGGCTCGAGCGGCTGGATGCCGATGGT contains these protein-coding regions:
- a CDS encoding mannose-1-phosphate guanylyltransferase produces the protein MTRSTPLDRFYSVIPAGGVGSRLWPLSRADAPKFLHDLTGSGQTLLRDTWDRLTPLSGDQRIMVVTGRAHRAAVEAQLPDLADANVVLESEGRDSTAAIGLAAAILERREPGVIIGSFAADHVIRDQTRFRQAVREAVHAAAAGYITTIGIQPLEPAVGFGYIHCAADPAGIDGAPSAHLVDSFVEKPDLPTAERYVASGSYLWNAGMFIARADLLLEEIGRTKPELLAGLLALAAAWDDPATRGPAVDRIWPGLEKIAIDYTVAEPAAAAGRLAVIPGYFDWDDVGDFASLAKLNSGGRKSDLAILGENARVLADSSSGIVVSQSKRVISLIGVKDIVVVDTPDALLVTTSEHAQRVKSVVDALKVTGSTDVL